One genomic segment of Natrononativus amylolyticus includes these proteins:
- a CDS encoding ABC transporter ATP-binding protein: MSTTDEETPFDAYREHVDRPLSRLFREYGPGRLHWFSIAMVANFIAQMSSLVPPLILGAAIDAIFTEGGEGYSLPVVPDAWLPATEMAQFWFSVSAIAGAFILVGVFTWIYGVSGNLFAHDVMHTVRVDCFRKMQELDMTFFDDKQTGEVMAVLNNDTQNLEMFLDNALINSVRLLVMVGGITAILFFLNWQLAFVTLVAIPVMFAFTYWFMVTVEPRYVRQRAAVGWLNTRLENSLSGMGLTKTTSSEEYEVGRVRKASKRLFDDTMAVLKLSYVYRPGMELLAGIAFAATFLVGGWWIATGTAPGPMTGTLQVGEFVTFLFLTQFIVSPLAEVSNIVDQYENAKASSERVFGLMDIPIYVSDPDEPDELEPVTGRVEYDEVSFSYAEGERRAVGDEADGEEEVVVEDLSFVAEPGDTVALVGPTGAGKSTVLKLLLRLYDVSDGEIRVDGHDVRDVRLDELRDAIGYVSQETFLFDGTIADNIRYGHFEASNEAVREAAKAAQAHEFIEELEDEYETRVGERGVKLSGGQRQRVALARTVLQDPEVLILDEATSAVDTKTELLIQRSIDRLTEDRTTLAIAHRLSTVKDADTILVLEGGRIVERGSHEELLERGGRYATLWGVQAGDVDEALDALADGGGERSS; encoded by the coding sequence GTGAGTACCACAGACGAAGAGACGCCGTTCGACGCCTACAGAGAGCACGTCGACCGTCCGCTCTCGAGGCTGTTCCGCGAGTACGGTCCCGGCCGGTTGCACTGGTTTTCGATCGCGATGGTGGCGAACTTCATCGCCCAGATGTCCTCGCTCGTCCCGCCGCTGATCCTCGGAGCGGCGATCGACGCCATCTTCACCGAGGGCGGCGAGGGGTACAGCCTCCCGGTGGTACCCGACGCCTGGCTGCCGGCGACGGAGATGGCCCAGTTCTGGTTCTCCGTGAGCGCCATCGCGGGGGCGTTTATCCTGGTCGGCGTCTTCACCTGGATCTACGGCGTCTCGGGCAACCTGTTCGCCCACGACGTGATGCACACGGTCAGGGTCGACTGCTTCCGGAAGATGCAGGAACTGGACATGACCTTCTTCGACGACAAGCAGACCGGCGAGGTCATGGCCGTCCTCAACAACGACACCCAGAACCTCGAGATGTTCCTGGACAACGCGCTCATCAACTCGGTTCGACTGCTCGTGATGGTCGGCGGCATCACGGCGATCCTGTTCTTTCTCAACTGGCAGCTCGCGTTCGTCACGCTCGTCGCGATCCCGGTCATGTTCGCCTTCACCTACTGGTTCATGGTCACCGTCGAACCCCGCTACGTTCGCCAGCGGGCGGCCGTCGGCTGGCTCAACACCCGCCTCGAGAACAGCCTCTCGGGGATGGGGTTGACGAAGACGACGAGCAGCGAGGAGTACGAAGTGGGTCGAGTCCGCAAGGCCTCGAAGCGGCTGTTCGACGACACGATGGCCGTCCTCAAGCTCTCCTACGTCTACCGGCCGGGGATGGAACTGCTCGCCGGGATCGCCTTCGCCGCCACCTTCCTCGTCGGCGGCTGGTGGATCGCCACCGGCACCGCGCCGGGGCCGATGACCGGCACGCTCCAGGTCGGCGAGTTCGTCACCTTCCTCTTTCTGACGCAGTTCATCGTCTCGCCGCTCGCGGAGGTCTCGAACATCGTCGACCAGTACGAGAACGCCAAGGCCTCGAGCGAGCGCGTCTTCGGGCTGATGGACATCCCGATCTACGTCAGCGATCCGGACGAACCCGATGAGCTCGAGCCCGTAACGGGCCGGGTCGAGTACGACGAGGTCTCCTTCAGCTACGCCGAGGGAGAGCGCCGGGCAGTCGGCGACGAGGCCGACGGTGAGGAGGAAGTCGTCGTCGAGGACCTCTCGTTCGTCGCCGAACCCGGCGACACCGTCGCGCTGGTCGGCCCGACGGGGGCCGGCAAGTCGACGGTGCTCAAGCTGCTGTTGCGGCTGTACGACGTCAGCGACGGCGAGATCCGCGTCGACGGCCACGACGTCCGCGACGTCCGCCTCGACGAGCTCCGCGACGCGATCGGCTACGTCAGCCAGGAGACGTTCCTCTTCGACGGGACGATCGCCGACAACATCCGGTACGGCCACTTCGAGGCGAGCAACGAGGCCGTCCGGGAGGCTGCGAAGGCGGCCCAGGCCCACGAGTTCATCGAAGAGCTCGAGGACGAGTACGAGACGCGCGTCGGCGAGCGCGGCGTGAAGCTCTCCGGCGGCCAGCGCCAGCGGGTCGCCCTCGCCCGGACCGTCCTCCAGGATCCCGAGGTCCTGATCTTAGACGAGGCGACCAGCGCCGTCGACACGAAGACCGAGCTGCTGATCCAGCGCTCGATCGACCGCCTCACCGAAGACCGGACGACGCTCGCGATCGCCCACCGGCTCTCGACGGTGAAGGACGCCGACACCATCCTCGTCCTCGAGGGCGGCCGGATCGTCGAGCGCGGGAGCCACGAGGAGTTACTCGAGCGCGGCGGGCGGTACGCGACGCTGTGGGGCGTCCAGGCCGGCGACGTCGACGAGGCGCTCGACGCGCTGGCCGACGGCGGCGGAGAGCGATCCTCCTGA
- the glnA gene encoding type I glutamate--ammonia ligase, producing the protein MTSGNLSATEQAVLDEIDEKGVDFLRLQFTDILGTVKNVSVPARQAEKAFTEGIYFDGSSIEGFVRIQESDMRLKPDPETFAVLPWRDNEESAAGRMICDVINTSTGEPFAGDPRYVLKRALERASDMGYTINAAPEPEFFLFEEDEEGRATTKTNDAGGYFDLAPKDLAQDVRRDIIYGLEDMGFEVEASHHEVAEGQHEINFEYDDALTTADNVGTFRTVVRAIAAQHGYHATFMPKPIARINGSGMHTHISLFTEDGENAFHDDDDEFNLSSEAKSFLAGILEHAPAITAIANPTVNSYKRLVPGYEAPVYVAWSDRNRSALIRRPAARVPAASRIELRSPDPSCNPYLALAVMIHAGLDGMEQGLEAPDPVRENIYEFDEVKREEYGIETLPANLGEAVDALEADEAIYSALGPHIGPKFVEAKRQEFEEYIVEVSEWELERYLETF; encoded by the coding sequence ATGACAAGCGGAAATCTCTCAGCGACAGAGCAGGCGGTGCTCGACGAGATCGACGAGAAGGGTGTCGACTTCCTCAGACTCCAGTTTACCGACATTCTCGGAACCGTAAAGAACGTCTCCGTCCCCGCCCGCCAGGCGGAGAAGGCGTTCACCGAGGGGATCTACTTCGACGGCTCCTCCATCGAAGGGTTCGTCCGGATCCAGGAGTCCGACATGCGCCTCAAACCCGACCCGGAGACGTTCGCGGTCCTGCCGTGGCGGGACAACGAGGAGAGCGCCGCCGGTCGGATGATCTGCGACGTGATCAACACCTCGACCGGTGAACCGTTCGCGGGTGACCCCCGGTACGTGCTCAAGCGGGCCCTCGAGCGCGCGAGCGACATGGGCTACACCATCAACGCCGCCCCCGAACCCGAGTTCTTCCTGTTCGAGGAGGACGAGGAGGGCCGCGCGACGACGAAGACCAACGACGCCGGCGGCTACTTCGACCTCGCGCCGAAGGACCTCGCACAGGACGTCCGCCGGGACATCATCTACGGGCTCGAGGACATGGGCTTCGAGGTCGAAGCCAGCCACCACGAGGTCGCCGAGGGCCAACACGAGATCAACTTCGAGTACGACGACGCGCTCACGACCGCGGACAACGTCGGCACCTTCCGCACCGTCGTCCGCGCCATCGCCGCCCAGCACGGCTACCACGCGACGTTCATGCCCAAGCCGATCGCCCGCATCAACGGCTCGGGGATGCACACCCACATCTCGCTGTTCACCGAGGACGGCGAGAACGCCTTCCACGACGACGACGACGAGTTCAACCTCAGCTCGGAAGCGAAGTCGTTCCTCGCGGGGATCTTAGAGCACGCCCCCGCGATCACGGCGATCGCCAACCCCACAGTCAACAGCTACAAGCGCCTGGTTCCCGGCTACGAGGCGCCGGTCTACGTGGCGTGGTCCGACCGCAACCGCTCGGCGCTGATCCGCCGGCCCGCCGCCCGCGTCCCCGCGGCCTCCCGGATCGAACTGCGCTCGCCCGACCCCTCGTGTAACCCCTACCTCGCGCTCGCGGTCATGATCCACGCCGGCCTCGACGGCATGGAACAGGGCCTCGAGGCGCCCGACCCCGTCCGGGAGAACATCTACGAGTTCGACGAGGTGAAACGCGAGGAGTACGGCATCGAGACGCTGCCCGCCAACCTGGGCGAGGCCGTCGACGCCCTCGAGGCCGACGAGGCGATCTACAGCGCGCTGGGCCCCCACATCGGCCCGAAGTTCGTCGAGGCCAAGCGCCAGGAGTTCGAGGAGTACATCGTCGAAGTCTCCGAGTGGGAACTCGAGCGCTACCTCGAGACGTTCTGA
- a CDS encoding zinc ribbon domain-containing protein translates to MSLRAALMAVGLLGLGWVLFVSFVAMGPLGWLAFGTIFAVGTAQVVRKLLRRSRSTQGVTTVRNCPACGAPNDPDRTACRHCEAEL, encoded by the coding sequence ATGTCTCTGCGAGCCGCACTGATGGCCGTCGGTCTCCTCGGTCTCGGCTGGGTCCTCTTCGTGAGTTTCGTCGCGATGGGGCCGCTCGGCTGGCTGGCGTTCGGGACGATCTTCGCCGTCGGCACCGCGCAGGTCGTTCGAAAACTGCTTCGGCGAAGTCGGTCGACGCAGGGCGTCACGACGGTTCGCAACTGCCCCGCGTGCGGGGCCCCGAACGATCCGGATCGGACGGCGTGTCGACACTGCGAGGCGGAGCTATAG
- the lrp gene encoding HTH-type transcriptional regulator Lrp, which translates to MTYENLDAKLVNALLGDGRASLRSLAEELDVSVTTVSNHLSDLEEEGVIQGYTPKVDYDALDYDVTAVIQLKVEGNALPEITDTLRDHRQMTSVYEVTGDYDVIAIGKFKDTDGMNDQIKALLTDPDIKESNTSVVLNSVTENEQFELEIED; encoded by the coding sequence ATGACGTACGAAAATCTCGATGCAAAGTTGGTGAATGCACTCCTCGGCGACGGCCGTGCGAGTCTGCGAAGCCTGGCGGAGGAACTCGACGTCTCGGTCACCACCGTCTCGAATCATCTCTCCGATCTCGAGGAGGAAGGGGTCATCCAGGGGTACACGCCGAAAGTCGACTACGACGCCCTCGACTACGACGTCACCGCGGTCATCCAGCTGAAAGTCGAGGGGAACGCCCTCCCCGAGATCACGGACACGCTACGCGACCACCGGCAGATGACCAGCGTCTACGAGGTCACCGGCGACTACGACGTCATCGCCATCGGCAAGTTCAAGGACACCGACGGCATGAACGACCAGATCAAGGCGCTGCTCACGGACCCCGACATCAAGGAGTCGAACACCAGCGTCGTGCTGAACTCCGTCACCGAGAACGAGCAGTTCGAACTCGAGATCGAAGACTGA
- a CDS encoding phosphatase PAP2 family protein: MWFDPAHVEAVRDAFPEWTAFVFAFLSYLGSVWVVLPTVVLAYWFVDRRRFAPWLGTVIGCYAIMAGLKGVFAVSRPGVGPAISPAELPTAAALLYAPAVKVTTESFPSGHALAAVVLWGMLALETDVGTRRARLVAAGVVVALVGFSRIAVGLHYAADVVAGAAVGVAYLGVVLALRRRVASSGPEAETAAVLTLAGGLSLLSVLTAGRADVAALVGASVGALAGWLYASSPRDADAAGALGRPALAAGSLALLASIAVGGAVALPWLVAGAVVGLAAITVPWRFETGGRSTA, encoded by the coding sequence ATGTGGTTCGATCCGGCGCACGTCGAGGCCGTCCGCGACGCGTTCCCCGAGTGGACGGCGTTCGTCTTCGCATTCCTCTCTTACCTCGGCAGCGTCTGGGTCGTCCTCCCGACGGTCGTCCTCGCCTACTGGTTCGTCGACCGCCGTCGGTTCGCGCCGTGGCTCGGCACCGTCATCGGCTGTTACGCGATTATGGCCGGTCTCAAGGGGGTGTTCGCCGTCTCCCGTCCCGGCGTCGGTCCCGCAATCTCGCCAGCGGAGCTGCCGACGGCCGCCGCGCTCCTCTACGCACCGGCCGTGAAGGTCACGACCGAGAGCTTCCCCAGCGGGCACGCGCTCGCCGCCGTCGTCCTCTGGGGGATGCTCGCCCTCGAGACCGACGTCGGCACCCGTCGGGCGCGACTCGTTGCCGCCGGCGTCGTGGTCGCGCTCGTGGGCTTCTCGCGGATCGCGGTCGGCCTCCACTACGCGGCCGACGTCGTCGCCGGCGCGGCCGTCGGCGTCGCCTACCTCGGAGTCGTGCTGGCGCTCCGGCGGCGGGTCGCCTCGAGCGGGCCAGAAGCCGAAACCGCCGCCGTGTTGACGCTCGCGGGAGGGCTGTCGCTCCTCTCGGTTCTCACCGCCGGACGGGCGGACGTCGCCGCCCTCGTCGGCGCGTCCGTCGGCGCGCTCGCGGGCTGGCTGTACGCGTCCTCGCCTCGAGACGCGGACGCTGCGGGGGCTCTCGGTCGGCCGGCTCTCGCGGCCGGTTCGCTCGCGCTCCTGGCCTCAATCGCCGTCGGCGGCGCGGTCGCGCTCCCGTGGCTCGTCGCGGGTGCGGTCGTCGGCCTCGCGGCGATCACGGTCCCGTGGCGATTCGAGACGGGCGGCCGGTCGACTGCGTAA